One window from the genome of Dyadobacter sp. CECT 9275 encodes:
- a CDS encoding S41 family peptidase, giving the protein MKKVTTLLLLFIAFAFSVSAQTINRPKLDTQLNILTKENKSVGNLDKYLGIYSSTQLQLKITISKNDTTLMAQATGQNAFPLEASAKDRFIFHKAGIELLFDISRSKMTLNQGGETYWFTRDGTTHQQVIAQQPIIYQPEAMQADLTKFRNTLIKAHPGLYTNQTHDEFENLMNSLIVETAKPLEATAFYKVVLKMIANIHDDHTGAQAFNELGSIIANQKWLPFQILVKEERIFIVNNLSNLQIPDGSEILAIDGHLSNEILSAISVHFSSDGTSRLGLLHSLGTSYFKLFGKLYPQIFGEKLSYNLSYRDYRSKQILTVQVEPVAGQNYIDIKTKRYPSSIPSTDAFNFEINKQDNYAILKIDRFFKDSFREPENTFPDYYKQCFKEISSNKIGNLIIDLRDNSGGKAENAAYLLQYFIDKPIVPAKEIVTLGDDEYFLKTTGDRLKLDEEFAPVRQKDGTFRVTKFDKVRELAKFNPIGDYHFNGKLVVLINGGMVSAAGTAAGLLKEYTNAILVGTETSGYTGISNGVQKITIRGDHTETAISIPLLHAVYAINPAIQKRGAIPDYEVSNSVQDMLENRDAVLEFVFKNLLQIKAKR; this is encoded by the coding sequence ATGAAAAAAGTCACAACACTTTTATTACTCTTTATCGCATTTGCCTTCAGCGTATCAGCACAAACTATCAACAGACCGAAGCTGGATACTCAGCTGAACATACTTACCAAGGAAAACAAGTCCGTGGGCAACCTGGATAAATACTTAGGCATTTACAGCAGTACACAATTGCAACTCAAAATAACCATCAGCAAAAATGATACGACGCTAATGGCCCAGGCAACCGGGCAGAACGCATTTCCGCTGGAAGCTTCTGCAAAAGATCGATTCATATTTCATAAGGCCGGTATTGAGTTGTTATTTGATATTTCCAGAAGTAAAATGACGCTGAACCAAGGCGGTGAGACTTATTGGTTTACCAGAGATGGCACAACACATCAGCAGGTAATTGCGCAACAACCTATAATCTACCAGCCTGAAGCCATGCAGGCGGATCTTACGAAATTTAGAAATACACTTATCAAAGCACATCCTGGGCTCTATACAAATCAGACTCACGACGAATTTGAAAATTTAATGAATTCGTTAATTGTAGAGACCGCAAAACCCCTAGAGGCAACAGCCTTCTATAAAGTTGTACTTAAAATGATTGCTAATATTCATGACGATCATACAGGTGCCCAAGCTTTTAACGAACTAGGCAGTATTATTGCCAATCAAAAATGGCTTCCGTTTCAAATTTTAGTTAAAGAAGAACGCATTTTCATAGTAAACAACCTGAGTAATCTTCAAATTCCGGACGGTTCTGAAATCCTGGCAATAGACGGTCATTTAAGCAATGAGATTTTATCTGCAATCTCAGTACATTTTTCTTCCGATGGAACTAGCCGCCTGGGGCTATTACATTCTTTGGGCACTTCTTACTTTAAGTTATTTGGTAAACTATACCCACAGATATTTGGAGAAAAATTGTCCTACAATCTTTCCTACCGGGATTATAGATCTAAACAAATTTTAACTGTACAGGTAGAACCAGTAGCTGGACAGAACTATATCGATATTAAAACTAAGCGATATCCATCTTCGATACCATCGACTGATGCCTTCAATTTTGAGATTAATAAGCAAGATAATTATGCAATTCTCAAGATCGATCGATTTTTTAAAGACAGTTTCCGTGAACCCGAAAACACGTTTCCCGATTATTACAAGCAATGTTTTAAAGAAATTTCTTCTAACAAAATTGGAAATTTAATCATCGACTTAAGAGATAATAGTGGTGGTAAGGCAGAAAATGCAGCTTATTTGCTTCAATACTTTATTGATAAACCAATAGTTCCAGCCAAAGAAATAGTTACACTGGGGGATGATGAATACTTTTTGAAAACAACCGGCGATAGACTTAAATTGGATGAAGAATTTGCCCCTGTAAGACAGAAGGACGGGACGTTTAGGGTCACAAAATTCGATAAAGTACGTGAATTGGCGAAATTTAACCCAATTGGAGACTATCATTTTAACGGTAAACTAGTGGTACTGATTAATGGCGGAATGGTTTCTGCAGCAGGTACAGCCGCAGGACTTTTAAAAGAATATACAAACGCTATTCTGGTCGGAACCGAAACTTCTGGATATACAGGAATTAGCAATGGGGTACAAAAAATAACTATACGGGGAGACCATACTGAAACCGCCATATCCATACCGCTTTTGCATGCAGTTTATGCAATAAACCCCGCTATTCAAAAAAGAGGAGCTATTCCTGATTATGAGGTCTCAAACTCTGTCCAGGAC
- a CDS encoding LuxR C-terminal-related transcriptional regulator — MEIFGLQQQGLSMNKISKQLGIAYGTVYNYVSKLKT; from the coding sequence ATGGAAATTTTTGGGCTACAGCAGCAAGGCCTGTCAATGAACAAAATTTCCAAGCAATTAGGAATCGCTTATGGAACCGTGTATAACTACGTGTCGAAACTAAAAACATAG
- a CDS encoding tetratricopeptide repeat protein: MKRIFFVSALGLFSLTAFGQDAVNKLALDAYRKEKEKSDKNLTDPKASAKAAYWLERAQLYENIALQGSEIDSSAAKTSYEAYKKVVELDVTKKGEPGKSSKDAQKVLNGEEGTSLFNAFVKQGAEKYQAKNLSGALEMFKLAQEVNKKDTLASLYGGIAAQSLDKKPEAISQFEKYAENGGKDPSVFYGLAQLYRAENNFDKAVSTLNKGLERSPGNKDLKSEVVNIYLASGKEDQAITELTNLTKNDPNNIQNVLNLAILYDNMNSKLNQKIVEVQNKLGAGSSKVDALNKSIESEKGKIEVYDGEVKRIGALIKKQPKNADLKRQLTDVTAKKKEATEAIAKIEKEIADAKSASQGNDVAALEKELADLKAKQATAAKEAVSGYKRAIEIDANNYDALYNLGAVYFNEAVQLKKEVDNMNMTDYQAKGKEIEGRVCGRFKKAKPFFEKAVQAKGESEAKDALENANNIITQLEGKGIPCVAD, translated from the coding sequence ATGAAAAGAATATTTTTTGTTTCGGCGCTGGGCCTATTTAGTTTAACCGCTTTTGGCCAGGACGCTGTAAATAAGTTGGCTCTGGATGCGTATCGTAAGGAAAAAGAAAAAAGTGATAAAAACCTGACAGACCCCAAAGCAAGTGCCAAGGCAGCCTACTGGCTTGAAAGGGCACAGCTATATGAGAACATAGCACTTCAGGGGTCGGAAATTGATTCAAGCGCAGCCAAAACTTCTTATGAAGCATACAAGAAAGTAGTTGAACTGGATGTAACCAAAAAAGGGGAGCCAGGTAAATCTTCCAAGGATGCCCAAAAGGTACTGAACGGAGAGGAGGGTACCTCTTTGTTTAATGCTTTTGTGAAGCAGGGAGCAGAGAAATACCAGGCTAAAAATCTGTCGGGTGCTTTGGAAATGTTCAAATTGGCACAAGAGGTTAATAAAAAGGATACCCTCGCCTCTCTTTATGGCGGGATAGCAGCCCAGTCCCTTGATAAGAAACCGGAAGCGATCTCGCAGTTTGAAAAGTATGCCGAAAATGGGGGTAAGGATCCAAGCGTGTTCTATGGGCTTGCTCAGCTTTATCGGGCCGAAAATAATTTCGACAAAGCAGTGAGTACCCTGAATAAGGGTCTGGAACGTTCACCAGGTAACAAGGATTTGAAATCCGAAGTAGTAAACATCTATCTGGCTTCTGGTAAGGAAGATCAGGCGATCACCGAGTTGACTAACCTGACCAAGAACGATCCGAATAACATTCAGAATGTGTTGAACCTGGCTATCCTGTATGATAACATGAATTCAAAGCTGAATCAGAAAATTGTTGAGGTTCAGAATAAGCTGGGTGCAGGTTCTTCAAAAGTGGACGCACTGAATAAGAGCATAGAGTCGGAAAAAGGTAAGATTGAAGTTTACGACGGCGAGGTAAAGAGAATTGGAGCACTTATTAAAAAGCAGCCTAAAAATGCAGATCTTAAACGTCAGCTGACAGATGTGACTGCAAAGAAAAAGGAAGCTACGGAGGCAATCGCTAAAATAGAAAAGGAGATAGCCGATGCAAAAAGTGCGTCTCAGGGTAACGATGTGGCCGCACTTGAAAAGGAATTGGCTGATCTGAAGGCCAAACAGGCAACAGCAGCTAAGGAGGCGGTATCAGGTTACAAAAGAGCCATTGAAATTGACGCGAACAATTATGATGCACTTTATAATCTGGGCGCCGTATACTTCAACGAAGCGGTACAGCTTAAAAAAGAAGTAGATAATATGAACATGACCGATTACCAGGCAAAAGGTAAAGAAATTGAAGGTCGTGTTTGCGGAAGATTCAAAAAAGCAAAGCCATTCTTTGAAAAAGCTGTTCAGGCAAAAGGTGAGTCTGAAGCGAAAGATGCACTTGAAAACGCCAATAATATCATTACCCAATTGGAAGGCAAAGGTATTCCATGTGTAGCGGATTAA